The segment ACTTTATGAGGGTTTTTGGTCGTGATGTCCGCTCGACATAAAGTGAGCAGATCATCGATATCCTCCCCGGCGGCTACCATAACTCGGCGAATGGCAGAATCGGTAATTTCTTTCTTCGCCAATGCAATGGGACGCAAATGAAGGAGTGTCAGTTTTTTGAGGTACTCCTTTAATTCGTTGGATAGTTTCATCCGTTTGCCCACTTTATTGAGCATCCGTTCACCCACCGCATCATGACCGTGGAAAGTATATCCCTTTTTTTTATCAATTCGACGGGTGTTTGGTTTCGCAATATCATGGACAAGG is part of the Candidatus Neomarinimicrobiota bacterium genome and harbors:
- a CDS encoding HD domain-containing protein; protein product: LVHDIAKPNTRRIDKKKGYTFHGHDAVGERMLNKVGKRMKLSNELKEYLKKLTLLHLRPIALAKKEITDSAIRRVMVAAGEDIDDLLTLCRADITTKNPHKVSKYIGNFERVETNMKDVNERDAFKSFQSPVRGEEIMKVCGLKEGRAVGQIKIAIEEAILDGEIDNTHEAALAYFMTVKDDIISGINGEKG